Proteins encoded together in one Vigna angularis cultivar LongXiaoDou No.4 chromosome 5, ASM1680809v1, whole genome shotgun sequence window:
- the LOC108340642 gene encoding nucleolin 1 has product MGKSSKKSAVKVDAAPAVVPPSKSAKKGGKRQAEEESEKQVIAKKQKIEEVAQKQKKEAKLQKKESSSDDSSSDSEDEKPAVKPAALSKKVPAKNGALKAPAKKGKPVSSSSESSEDDSSESEDEKPVPKAVVPAQKAPAKNGAPAKKGKPASSSSSSEDSEDDSSEEEKPAAKNGSVTASAKKGKPAAAASSSDLSEESSDEDDVPKTKAVPAAAKNITSSNKKTQPSGSSDSDSSSDEDDKKKISTTTKLPASSVAPVKKVVSSDDDSSEDSDEDDDVKPSATAVSKPAVSKKKVDSSDSDDSSSDEDNMKAAKKVSNAKSVPVSKQPVKTSSTSDSDEEDSSESDSEEEKKTAKPANLSKKQAAVVKTPKKGSTESSSESDSSDDEGKKMDIDEEDSSDESEKPQKAVKNVKESSDSSEEESEDEPSKTPQKRARDVEMLDTVSSGKKTPNTPITPNAESGASNTLFVGNLAYSVTRADVENFFQDCGEVVDVRLATDEEGRFKGFGHVEFATVEAAQKALELNGEELLNRPLRLDSAKSRDRGAYTPNSNNWKDSSQRSGRGQSLTLYVRGFDKTIGEDAIRASLEEHFGSCGDITRVSIPKDYDTGAVKGFAYMDFGDADSISKALELHETDLGGYTLTVDEAKPREPRDNQASGGRGGGGRGGGGRFGGRGGSGGRFGGSGGGRFGGSGGGRFGGSGRGGGGRFGGRGGGGRGRGPPNRSMAEGTGKKTKFADED; this is encoded by the exons ATGGGCAAGTCTAGCAAGAAATCAGCTGTTAAG gTTGATGCCGCTCCAGCTGTTGTTCCGCCATCCAAATCGGCGAAGAAGG GAGGGAAGAGACAAGctgaagaagaaagtgagaagCAAGTGATtgcaaaaaaacaaaagatagaggAGGTTGCTCAGAAACAAAAGAAGGAAGCAAAGCTGCAGAAGAAGGAAAGCAGTTCTGATGATTCTTCATCAGATTCTGAAGATGAG AAACCTGCTGTTAAACCTGCTGCTCTTTCAAAAAAGGTACCCGCTAAAAATGGTGCTTTAAAAGCCCCTGCAAAGAAAGGAAAGCCGGTTTCCAGTTCTTCTGAATCATCTGAAGACGATTCTTCAGAATCTGAGGATGAG AAACCTGTGCCAAAAGCTGTTGTACCTGCACAAAAGGCTCCTGCTAAAAATGGTGCCCCAGCAAAGAAAGGCAAGCCCGCTAGCAGCTCCAGTTCTTCTGAGGATTCTGAAGATGACTCGTCTGAAGAGGAG AAACCTGCTGCCAAGAATGGCTCTGTAACTGCCTCTGCAAAGAAAGGCAAGCCAGCTGCAGCTGCAAGCTCTTCTGATTTATCTGAGGAATCCTCTGACGAGGATGAT GTTCCAAAAACTAAGGCGGTCCCTGCTGCAGCAAAGAATATAACTTCTTCTAACAAGAAAACTCAGCCTAGTGGAAGTTCTGATTCTGATAGCAGCTCTGATGAGGACGAT aaaaagaaaatatctacAACTACAAAGCTGCCTGCTTCATCAGTTGCTCCAGTTAAGAAAGTGGTAAGCTCAGACGATGATTCAAGTGAAGACTCTGATGAAGACGAT GATGTCAAGCCCTCTGCAACTGCTGTGTCAAAGCCTGCTGTGTCAAAGAAGAAAGTTGATAGTTCTGATTCTGATGATAGCAGCTCTGATGAAGACAAT ATGAAGGCTGCCAAAAAGGTTTCCAATGCCAAGTCAGTGCCTGTGTCTAAGCAGCCTGTTAAGACCTCAAGTACTAGTGATTCAGATGAAGag GATTCTTCTGAAAGTGACTCTGAAGAGGAAAAG AAAACTGCAAAACCTGCTAATCTTAGCAAGAAACAAGCTGCTGTAGTGAAGACCCCTAAAAAAGGTTCTACTGAAAGTTCATCAGAGAGTGATTCTTCAGATGACGAG GGGAAGAAGATGGATATAGACGAAGAAGATAGTTCTGATGAAAGTGAAAAGCCACAGAAG GCTgtgaaaaatgtgaaagaaagCAGTGACAGTTCAGAGGAAGAAAGTGAGGACGAACCCTCCAAAACACCGCAAAAAAGA GCTAGGGATGTGGAGATGTTAGATACTGTTTCATCCGGAAAGAAAACT CCCAATACTCCAATTACACCAAATGCAGAAAGCGGTGCTTCAAATACTCTTTTTGTTGGGAACCTAGCATACAGTGTTACCCGAGCTGATGT GGAAAATTTCTTCCAGGATTGTGGAGAAGTTGTTGATGTTCGTCTTGCAACAGATGAAGAAGGAAGGTTTAAAGGATTTGGACATGTTGAGTTCGCAACAGTTGAAGCTGCCCAGAAA GCTCTTGAGTTGAATGGAGAAGAATTATTGAATCGTCCACTGCGGCTGGATTCAGCCAAGTCCCGGGACAGGGGTGCTTATACTCCCAATAGCAA CAATTGGAAAGACTCATCTCAGAGAAGTGGAAGAGGCCAGTCTCTTACCCTTTATGTAAGGGGTTTTGATAAAACAATTGGGGAAGATGCG ATAAGAGCTAGTTTGGAGGAACATTTTGGTTCTTGTGGAGATATTACAAGGGTGTCAATTCCGAAAGATTACGATACTGGTGCTGTCAAGGG GTTTGCTTACATGGACTTTGGTGATGCTGATAGCATAAGCAAAGCTCTAGAACTCCATGAAACTGACCTTGGTGGTTATACCCTCACAGTTGATGAAGCCAAGCCTAGGGAGCCTAGGGATAATCAAGCCTCTGGGGGAAGAGGCGGTGGTGGAAGAGGTGGTGGTGGTAGGTTTGGTGGAAGAGGTGGCAGTGGAGGTAGATTTGGAGGCAGTGGTGGAGGTAGATTTGGAGGCAGTGGTGGTGGCCGGTTTGGTGGAAGTGGAAGAGGTGGTGGTGGTAGATTTGGTGGAAGAGGCGGTGGTGGAAGAGGTCGTGGACCTCCAAATAGATCCATGGCGGAAGGCACAG GAAAAAAGACCAAGTTTGCCGATGAAGACTAG